In a single window of the Plasmodium cynomolgi strain B DNA, chromosome 6, whole genome shotgun sequence genome:
- a CDS encoding S-adenosylmethionine decarboxylase-ornithine decarboxylase (putative) codes for MNVFEGIEKRVIIKLRKECFEKKEKKNNISSLFDISRELWEEKLKFIGCSIVSEIEEDVQAPAEERCRVYLLSESSLFIYTDMVFIKTCGKTKVLFFIPFLVDLLMLKLTNDYALKTNGMYDESFLSQNDLTDVVHFIRENFEYAFFTHMNYQNKTKDGYYEQEYPHKSIEDEKIFFQFFFKNFQFANTPLPHGRNHYIFFAQVSEVVSGAANGMTSDAANGLTSAASNGLTSAPANGLTSAPANGLTNGAAHSPPSTLKFCSEMHLFGINKYSERAKFHELYLNEDSLGIFQSREESQKVYEENEKTDICCSENSYDYAEYSSKSTTNTGSMYKETMTPFRTAEDMGYYGHPRREAFSNFHLKITDMCDKNLDESVNEDTISYRNEEFPLGGSGHNRGNNIGIGCGITNVSDDAKPLLLQSTLNESKYVQRQPAHESSVANMQCELQPLDGRSQRNVKAEQKREISTGSNAYLNEFYLRSESMAKDKEVGGIGSGIGIGSGIGIGSGIGIGSGIGTGSGIGSGVRTTSSQCSTNDSSVIHLRNAHPNLNNFSALDNCIRVEGTELSSVVSSPRSSQQMKQMENPKPQVYVKKIDTNLYECSSVQNNKEKFLYNEFYFTPCGYSCNVAQKNNYFCVHYSPEDLVSYVSIELASDLRSDSFIRFMANQLSFYGGKIFYVVNYHYDVEGNGIGNRVGGISMSPNSEATLLQRKLSNNVVLNNEQYYAILCMKEVTVGFLKMQYFVYELKSVNDVRGINLYLPNGLNETENNFVVTPLPNNVVSDMYMYSYLFCKQNRVLMIDMGTESESNSGNVNLSNHYRISDTSSCRNLSEDSLILNVGGTTECDGDLKEVRRMPVLSREVLESTSNNADDGKDITPSSKAETTQTNEEECPEKKHKEEMINYYRKNKIEINTLRRILNEDIDTSVVCINLQKILAQYIRFKKNLPSVTPFYSVKSNNDDVVIKFLYGLNCNFDCASVGEVKKLITLLPDLPRDRIIYANTIKSINSLIYAKKENINLCTFDNIEELKKILKYHPKCSLLLRINVDFKNYKSYMSSKYGANEHEWEKILSFGKKNNLNIIGVSFHVGSNTKNLFDYCQAIKLSRDVWNISNKMGYNFEILNLGGGYPEELEYDNAKKNEKEKYCTLNKSELKKDIQSFLNEKSVMKTKYNFYNFEKIALAINMSIEHYFKDIKSKLRIICEPGRYMVAASSTLAVKGLKNAENAEELLLLSHTNLSDNLSCNSNSKLGNITNIKRKVVSINDNRYNYYSYYVSDSIYGCFSGIIFDEYNRSPVFVIRNQGDNSTTCDDVVTSPQYLANIFGQSCDGLDMITSITYLPECYINDWIIYEYAGAYTFVSSSNFNGFRKCQKVYIFPKNSFSFLK; via the exons atgaacgtcTTCGAAGGAATCGAAAAGAGAGTTATAATCAAGCTGAGGAAGGAATGCTttgagaaaaaggagaagaagaataatatttcatCCCTGTTCGACATCTCCAGAGAATTATGGGAGGAGAAGCTCAAGTTTATCGGATGCAGCATCGTGTcagaaattgaagaagaTGTACAAGCACCAGCAGAAGAAAGGTGTAGAGTGTACCTGCTGTCAGAAAGCTCCCTCTTTATTTACACAGATATGGTGTTCATAAAAACATGCGGTAAAACGAAGGTATTATTTTTCATCCCTTTTCTGGTCGATTTGTTAATGCTGAAGTTGACGAATGATTATGCTTTGAAGACTAATGGAATGTACGACGAAAGCTTTCTTTCCCAAAATGACTTAACCGATGTTGTTCATTTCATTAGAGAGAATTTCGAATACGCATTCTTCACTCATATGAATTATCAGAATAAGACGAAGGATGGTTACTACGAGCAGGAGTACCCGCACAAATCTATTGAGGatgagaaaatatttttccagtTTTTCTTCAAGAATTTTCAGTTTGCCAACACGCCCCTGCCGCACGGGAGGAATCACTACATCTTCTTTGCGCAAGTGAGTGAGGTGGTGAGCGGTGCTGCCAATGGGATGACGAGCGATGCTGCTAATGGGTTGACCAGCGCTGCTTCCAATGGATTGACGAGTGCTCCTGCCAATGGATTGACCAGCGCTCCTGCCAATGGGTTGACGAACGGGGCGGCCCACTCCCCCCCCAGCACTCTCAAATTCTGCTCCGAAATGCACCTGTTCGGAATCAACAAATACAGCGAGAGGGCCAAGTTTCACGAACTGTACCTGAACGAAGACTCCCTAGGCATATTCCAATCGAGAGAAGAATCACAGAAGGTCTACGAagagaatgaaaaaacgGACATATGCTGTAGCGAAAATTCATACGACTACGCAGAGTACTCTTCGAAAAGTACGACGAATACAGGTAGCATGTACAAGGAGACTATGACTCCATTTCGAACCGCAGAGGATATGGGATACTATGGACATCCCCGTAGAGAAGCGTTCTCCAATTTTCACTTGAAAATCACCGATATGTGTGATAAGAATTTGGATGAATCCGTTAATGAGGACACGATATCGTACAGGAATGAGGAATTCCCCCTGGGGGGCAGCGGACACAATAGGGGGAACAACATCGGAATTGGTTGCGGGATTACAAACGTCAGCGATGATGCCAAGCCACTCCTACTGCAGTCCACCCTGAACGAGAGCAAATATGTGCAGAGGCAACCCGCGCACGAAAGCTCAGTCGCGAACATGCAGTGCGAATTGCAGCCCCTGGATGGTAGAAGCCAAAGGAATGTTAAAGCTGAACAGAAGAGGGAAATCAGTACTGGCAGCAACGCATACCTAAACGAATTTTACCTGCGAAGTGAGTCCATGGCGAAGGATAAAGAAGTAGGAGGAATTGGAAGCGGAATCGGAATTGGAAGCGGAATCGGAATTGGAAGCGGAATCGGAATTGGAAGCGGAATCGGAACTGGAAGCGGAATCGGAAGCGGTGTTCGCACCACGTCATCCCAGTGTAGCACCAACGACAGTAGTGTAATTCACCTGAGGAACGCCCACCCCAATTTGAACAATTTCAGCGCGTTGGATAACTGCATTAGGGTTGAAGGAACAGAACTATCATCCGTTGTGTCGTCACCGAGAAGTAGCCAGCAAATGAAACAGATGGAGAACCCAAAACCACAGGtgtatgtgaaaaaaatagataccAATTTGTACGAATGCTCAAGTGTACAAAAtaacaaggaaaaatttctttACAATGAGTTCTACTTCACTCCATGTGGCTATTCCTGCAACGTCGCACAGAAGAACAACTATTTTTGTGTTCACTACTCTCCAGAAGATTTGGTGTCCTACGTCTCGATAGAACTTGCGAGTGACTTGAGGAGCGATAGTTTTATCAGATTTATGGCAAACCAGCTGAGTTTTTACGGAGGAAAGATATTTTACGTGGTGAATTATCATTACGATGTTGAGGGAAATGGCATTGGAAATCGTGTAGGAGGAATATCCATGTCCCCCAACTCGGAGGCAACTCTCCTGCAGAGAAAGCTCAGCAACAATGTAGTACTGAACAACGAGCAATACTATGCTATCCTCTGTATGAAGGAAGTCACTGTGGGTTTTCTCAAAATGCAATATTTCGTATACGAATTGAAAAGTGTAAACGATGTTAGGGGTATCAATCTGTATCTTCCTAATGGACTCAACGAAACTGAAAATAACTTCGTTGTGACTCCTCTACCGAACAATGTAGTTAGtgacatgtacatgtatagcTACCTATTTTGCAAGCAAAACCGAGTGTTGATGATAGATATGGGTACAGAATCGGAGAGTAACAGCGGAAATGTGAACCTGAGCAACCACTACAGGATCAGTGACACCAGCTCGTGTAGAAACCTGTCCGAAGATTCACTAATCTTGAACGTAGGGGGGACAACGGAATGTGATGGTGACTTGAAGGAAGTAAGAAGGATGCCAGTTCTATCGAGAGAAGTCTTGGAAAGCACCTCAAATAATGCAGACGATGGAAAGGACATCACTCCAAGCAGCAAAGCAGAAACAACACAAacgaatgaagaagaatgcccagaaaagaaacataaagaagaaatgatAAACTACTATcgaaagaacaaaatcgAGATCAACACGTTGAGAAGAATTTTAAATGAAGATATCGACACATCTGTTGTATGTATAAACCTGCAGAAAATTTTAGCTCAGTACAtccgatttaaaaaaaatctaccAAGTGTAACCCCCTTCTATTCTGTTAAAAGCAATAATGACGATGTagtaattaaatttttatatggaTTGAATTGCAATTTTGACTGTGCATCTGTtggagaagtaaaaaaattgataacgTTACTTCCGGATCTGCCCAGAGATAGAATCATTTATGCCAACACCATAAAGAGTATCAACTCTCTCATCTAtgcaaagaaggaaaacataaatCTGTGTACCTTTGATAATATCGAAGagttaaagaaaattctCAAATATCATCCCAAGTGTTCCCTACTCCTGCGCATTAATgtagattttaaaaattacaaatcgTATATGTCTTCTAAGTATGGAGCTAATGAAcacgaatgggaaaaaatactcTCCTTTGGAAAGAAGAATAACTTAAATATAATTGGAGTATCCTTTCATGTTGGTAGTAATACAAAGAATCTCTTCGATTACTGTCAAGCCATTAAATTGTCAAGGGATGTTTGGAATATTAGCAATAAAATGGGatacaattttgaaattttaaaccTTGGGGGGGGATACCCAGAAGAATTAGAGTATGataatgccaaaaaaaatgaaaaagaaaaatattgcacTTTGAATAAATCGGAATTAAAGAAAGACATACAAAGCTTTCTTAATGAAAAATCCGTGATGAAAACAAAGTATAACTTTTACAACTTTGAGAAAATTGCGCTTGCTATTAATATGTCTATTGAACACTATTTTAAAGATATAAAATCCAAGTTGCGAATAATTTGTGAACCGGGAAGGTACATGGTTGCTGCTTCGTCCACCCTGGCTGTTAAG GGCTTGAAAAACGCAGAAAACGCGGAGGAACTGCTGCTGCTCAGCCACACCAACCTAAGCGACAATCTCAGCTGCAACAGCAATTCCAAGTTAGGAAATATAACAAACATAAAGAGAAAGGTGGTCAGCATTAACGACAATCGATACAACTACTACTCCTACTACGTCAGCGACAGCATATACGGCTGCTTCAGTGGAATCATATTCGACGAGTACAATAGATCCCCCGTGTTTGTAATTCGAAACCAAGGAGATAACAGTACGACATGTGATGATGTGGTAACTTCTCCCCAATATCTGGCTAACATCTTTGGACAGTCCTGTGATGGACTAGACATGATCACATCCATTACGTACCTACCTGAATGCTACATTAACGACTGGATTATTTATGAATATGCAGGAGCGTATACTTTTGTTAGCTCGTCCAATTTTAATGGATTTAGAAAATGCCAGAAGGTGTATATTTTCCCCAAGaactccttttcctttctcaaGTGA
- a CDS encoding hypothetical protein (putative), producing the protein MIGWAKSIVGVKPKGWRVARKWLPTPGQQRRLFGSSTPPDELTRKIIIESNYGHIKQMKSQELRVLSENCSNKKIRDVVLWSEISRNAIDRCDEFKYFDALLLLSSFEKMNLADDHLYKTFAHVFVKQINHMEPRHFILLITLYCKANIFPRVLFVQVFHAIVRYCSKFYPEEYVDLLICFANLHISNVDLIRTLCKSMVKNVNLFDYSNLCCIVGCLRRLEVNDDVIYYVLDEKQQKELKLLTTQELFDLMKKVKLLKYSWELYEKDLLEEFLSRIDSFQGEKDINQLEDPFVCLNFLVSKQHVKSSFLIALSKWCASHVYEYPSRSAKRPLAYQLIMLYQLMQEHDVKNYHFIEKAIHRFVISRGGLAVNRDKMIKPVSYQKGRKYIFTQDPLEGADAEEVDASRDRLVDQPTGEDSYLHEGIPHRISEDDEYTSPQRYSDPEEPTPMTEKQRSISLSLGKSTERKKPSLHSHGRHFNFKLRQRPKRVKNGAVPVDT; encoded by the coding sequence atgatcgGGTGGGCAAAATCAATCGTGGGGGTGAAGCCGAAGGGGTGGAGAGTAGCCCGGAAATGGCTCCCAACCCCCGGGCAGCAGCGGAGGCTGTTCGGGTCCAGCACCCCACCCGATGAACTCACCAGAAAAATCATAATCGAGAGTAACTACGGACACATAAAACAGATGAAGAGCCAGGAATTGAGAGTACTCTCAGAAAACTgcagcaacaaaaaaatccGAGACGTAGTTTTATGGAGTGAGATATCCCGAAATGCTATTGACAGATGTGACGAGTTTAAATACTTCGATGCACTCCTACTGCTGAGttcgtttgaaaaaatgaacctaGCAGATGATCATCTATACAAAACGTTTGCTCATGTCTTTGTAAAGCAAATAAATCACATGGAGCCCAGGCACTTCATCCTCCTAATTACTTTGTACTGTAAAGCAAACATATTTCCACGGGTATTATTTGTCCAAGTTTTTCATGCCATTGTTAGATATTGTTCCAAATTTTATCCTGAGGAGTACGTAGATTTGCTGATCTGTTTTGCCAACTTACACATTTCGAACGTAGATCTGATTAGGACTCTGTGTAAATCCATGGTGAAGAATGTGAACCTGTTTGATTACAGCAACTTGTGTTGCATTGTTGGATGTCTACGACGTTTGGAGGTTAATGACGATGTTATTTATTACGTACTAGATGAGAAACAACAGAAGGAGTTAAAATTACTAACAACACAGGAGCTGTTCGATCTTatgaaaaaggtgaagctACTTAAATACAGTTGGGAGTTATACGAGAAAGATTTACTTGAAGAGTTTTTAAGTCGCATAGATAGCTTCCAGGGGGAGAAGGACATTAACCAGCTGGAAGACCCCTTCGTTTGTTTAAATTTCCTCGTGTCCAAACAGCACGTAAAGAGCAGCTTTCTCATAGCGCTTAGCAAATGGTGTGCATCGCATGTGTATGAGTACCCTTCAAGATCCGCCAAGCGACCCCTCGCTTACCAACTCATTATGCTATACCAACTTATGCAAGAACATGatgttaaaaattatcacTTTATTGAGAAGGCCATCCATAGATTTGTCATAAGTCGGGGAGGGTTGGCTGTCAACCGGGATAAGATGATCAAACCGGTTTCCTACCAGAAGGGGCGTAAGTATATCTTTACTCAGGACCCCCTCGAGGGGGCTGACGCGGAGGAAGTAGACGCGTCAAGGGACCGTCTCGTAGACCAGCCCACTGGTGAGGATTCCTATCTACACGAGGGCATACCGCACAGGATCAGCGAAGACGATGAGTATACCTCTCCACAGCGTTACTCCGACCCGGAGGAGCCAACCCCTATGACGGAGAAACAGCGGTCCATCTCTCTGAGTCTGGGGAAAAGTACCGAGCGAAAGAAACCCTCCTTGCATTCTCACGGAAGGCACTTCAACTTTAAGCTGCGGCAGCGGCCCAAGCGCGTGAAAAATGGGGCCGTCCCAGTTGACAC